One Panicum virgatum strain AP13 chromosome 3N, P.virgatum_v5, whole genome shotgun sequence DNA segment encodes these proteins:
- the LOC120664172 gene encoding shaggy-related protein kinase alpha-like, whose protein sequence is MASAGVTRSSLGFQNDTSSSSDADRLPNELGNMNIRDDKDIEDIVVNGNGTEPGHIIVTSIDGRNGQAKQTISYMAERVVGHGSFGTVFQAKCLETGETVAIKKVLQDKRYKNRELQTMRVLDHPNVVALKHCFFSKTEKEELYLNLVLEYVPETAHRVIKHYNKMNQRMPLIYAKLYMYQICRALAYIHNCIGVCHRDIKPQNLLVNPHTHQLKLCDFGSAKVLVKGEPNISYICSRYYRAPELIFGATEYTTAIDVWSAGCVLAELLLGQPLFPGVSGVDQLVEIIKVLGTPTREEIKCMNPNYTEFKFPQIKAHPWHKIFHKRMPAEAVDLVSRLLQYSPKLRSTALEALIHPFFDELRDPNTRLPNGRFLPPLFNFKPHELKDVPMDFLVKLIPEHARKQCTFVGW, encoded by the exons ATGGCCTCAGCAGGGGTTACACGCTCTTCTTTGGGATTTCAGAATGACACAAGTTCTAGCAGTGATGCAGATCGACTTCCGAACGAGTTGGGCAATATGAACATTAGGGATGATAAG GACATTGAAGATATTGTAGTCAATGGCAATGGGACAGAGCCTGGTCATATCATAGTGACTAGCATTGATGGGAGAAATGGGCAGGCAAAGCAG ACCATTAGCTACATGGCAGAGCGCGTGGTAGGTCATGGGTCCTTCGGGACTGTTTTCCAG GCCAAGTGTCTGGAAACTGGTGAGACCGTAGCTATAAAAAAGGTTCTTCAAGACAAGAGATATAAGAACCGTGAGCTGCAAACTATGCGAGTGCTTGACCACCCAAATGTGGTTGCTCTGAAGCACTGTTTCTTTTCAAAGACTGAGAAGGAGGAGCTTTACCTCAATTTGGTGCTTGAATATGTGCCAGAGACTGCACATCGTGTCATTAAACATTATAACAAGATGAACCAGCGCATGCCTTTGATATATGCAAAACTTTATATGTATCAG ATTTGTAGAGCTTTGGCATACATTCATAACTGCATCGGAGTGTGCCACAGGGACATAAAGCCGCAAAATCTCCTG GTGAATCCTCATACTCATCAGCTGAAATTGTGTGACTTTGGCAGTGCGAAAGTTCTG GTAAAAGGAGAACCAAATATTTCTTACATCTGTTCTAGGTACTACAGAGCTCCAGAGCTCATATTTGGTGCTACTGAATACACAACAGCAATTGATGTTTGGTCTGCTGGCTGTGTTCTTGCTGAGCTGCTTCTAGGGCAG CCCCTGTTCCCTGGAGTCAGTGGTGTTGACCAGCTTGTTGAAATCATCAAG GTTCTGGGCACACCAACACGTGAAGAAATCAAGTGCATGAATCCAAATTATACTGAGTTTAAATTCCCGCAAATCAAAGCTCACCCATGGCATAAG ATTTTCCATAAAAGGATGCCTGCTGAAGCAGTTGATCTTGTATCCAGGCTTCTGCAGTACTCACCTAAGCTTCGGTCTACTGCA TTGGAAGCATTGATCCATCCATTCTTTGATGAACTTCGGGATCCAAACACACGCTTACCAAATGGTCGTTTCCTTCCACCTCTCTTCAACTTCAAGCCCCATG AGCTGAAGGATGTGCCGATGGACTTTCTGGTGAAGTTGATCCCTGAGCATGCACGGAAGCAATGCACCTTTGTAGGATGGTGA